The region AAATCCGTAGCAGAAAAACCTGGTAAACTCTATAACCCTCTTTTTCTTTATGGTGGTGTAGGACTGGGTAAAACCCATCTTCTCCAAGCCATAGGTAATTATCATATAGATCTGGGAAAAACGGTTATCTATACCACACTGGAACAATTTATGAACTCTTTTACTTCACATCTACGTTCTCAAACGATGGACAGGTTTAGAGACAAGTTTAGAGAGTGTGATCTTCTTCTTATAGATGATATACAATTTCTCAGCAGAAAAGAACAAACCCAAGAAGAGTTTTTTCACACCTTTAACGAACTCTATAACAATAATAAACAGATTGTTATCACTTCAGACAGACAACCCAATAAAATCGCCGGACTGGTAGATAGACTGAGAAGCCGTTTTGAAATGGGACTTATGGCAGATATACAACCGCCTGGACTAGAAACAAAAATTGCCATCATCCAGAAGAAATGTGAACTTGACGGTATCAAACTCGATAATGAGATCGTCAATTATATCGCTACACATATGGGTGACAATATACGTGAAATAGAAGGAACCATTATCAAACTTAACGCACTTTCTTCTATGCTTAACCAAGAGATAACACTTGATTTTGCACAAAATGCCATCAAAGATCAACTGAAAGAGAAAAAAGAGAATATTACGATAGATGAAATTGTAAAAATTATTTCTAAAGAGCTCAATATCAAACCTTCTGATATGAAATCAAAAAAACGTACAAAAAATGTGGTCAATGCCAGAAGAATTGCCATTTATTTGGCAAGAAACCTTACACCCAACTCAATGCCTCAAATTGCTGTATATTTTGGAATGAAAGACCATACAGCTATTTCACATGCGATGAAAAAAATCAATGAAATTATAGAAAGTGATGAAAATTTTAAAGTCATTTTAGAGGAACTCTCCAACAAAGTAAATACACATACTCAAAGTGATACTCTATAAACTATATTTCATCATAGAAAACTTGAATAAAAAAAAGATATAATTTTAGAAGTGAATAAATGTGAATGTTGAAAAAAAGTTAGACATCCATTTAAATAACGGTCACAGCAGCAATAAAGTAGTTTTTCACATATTCATGTCACACTACTACTACGTACTAATTTTATTAAAAATAAGGAGAGTCAATGAAGATAAGAGCACAAAAACAAATTATAGAATCTATACTCATTAATTTACAACCTTTTTTAGAAAAAAAAGATGCAAGTCAAATAACCTCACATATATTGTTTTCCACACAAAACGATAAATGTATTATTAAAGCTACAGATTCAGAAATAGGTTTACAAATTGTTACTGATAATATTAATATAGAAGCAGAAGGATCATTTACTTCACACGGTAAAAAACTTCTCGATATTATACGTATACTTAAAGACGATGAAATTACATTAGAACTTTTAGACAATACACTCATTATCAAACAAAAAAATTCTAAATTTAAACTTCCGACATTTGATCCTAACTCTTATCCATCATTCCCAACAATCAATGATAAACCCCAAATTTCTCTAGATTCTCTAAGTCTCATTCAAAATCTTAAAAAAATCTCTCCAGCAATCGATACAAACAATCCAAAGTTTGAACTTAATGGTGCTTTGATCAATATAAAAAATAATGGTACCGATCTAGTAGGTACTGATACCAGAAGATTGGCCATAACAACCATACCAGGTAATAATAATG is a window of Sulfurovum sp. TSL6 DNA encoding:
- the dnaA gene encoding chromosomal replication initiator protein DnaA; its protein translation is MNIGQKVLFELKKEISEVEYERYIKNLTYDTKRSRSNIVYFNAPNMIIAKWIKSKYTEKLMHLFELQNEIKPEIEITVGKQKDQRSAPAAKQASEKSHSKSTYLNPSLTFESFIVGNSNQFAYTTAKSVAEKPGKLYNPLFLYGGVGLGKTHLLQAIGNYHIDLGKTVIYTTLEQFMNSFTSHLRSQTMDRFRDKFRECDLLLIDDIQFLSRKEQTQEEFFHTFNELYNNNKQIVITSDRQPNKIAGLVDRLRSRFEMGLMADIQPPGLETKIAIIQKKCELDGIKLDNEIVNYIATHMGDNIREIEGTIIKLNALSSMLNQEITLDFAQNAIKDQLKEKKENITIDEIVKIISKELNIKPSDMKSKKRTKNVVNARRIAIYLARNLTPNSMPQIAVYFGMKDHTAISHAMKKINEIIESDENFKVILEELSNKVNTHTQSDTL
- the dnaN gene encoding DNA polymerase III subunit beta; this translates as MKIRAQKQIIESILINLQPFLEKKDASQITSHILFSTQNDKCIIKATDSEIGLQIVTDNINIEAEGSFTSHGKKLLDIIRILKDDEITLELLDNTLIIKQKNSKFKLPTFDPNSYPSFPTINDKPQISLDSLSLIQNLKKISPAIDTNNPKFELNGALINIKNNGTDLVGTDTRRLAITTIPGNNNEELSLIVPKKAILEIQKLFLDQIDIFFDETNLIIANENYYFYTRLINGKFPDYQRIIPATTKHQITLPKKEMIDAIKMITTISQEIKMTLLSDTIIFNSLSADNVEAKTELELNTGLNDKFELSFNSKYILDFISQTNKNDFTIEFNEPSLPFIVKDDNFITIIMPIVA